One Cryptosporangium phraense DNA segment encodes these proteins:
- a CDS encoding TIGR03364 family FAD-dependent oxidoreductase, which produces MTADVVIVGAGIVGLAHAVEAVRRGLSTVVVDRDDFASGASVRNFGHGCVTGQAGPALEYGLIARERWLDLGAKAGFDVSTAGTVVAARADDELAVLAEFQERSAQPVELLDRQTVLERVPLNPRTVLGGAWLPLDVRVDPRTAIPAIASWLAEQGVDFRWATNVLGVETGTVHTSRGRVDGSAVVVATGHDTDRLFPGLTEPIALRRCVLHMLRVEAPGGVRFDPAVLTGLSLLRYDGFAACPSAASIRARFAAERPDLLDAQVNLMFTQRPTGELTIGDTHSYGRTPEPFRPEEYDELLLHETAALLGVPSLRVRERWAGVYASSPMQNFLIEAPAPGVRVVAVTTGIGMTTALGLAPSVLAGLY; this is translated from the coding sequence ATGACTGCGGATGTCGTCATCGTCGGAGCCGGGATCGTGGGCCTCGCCCATGCCGTGGAGGCGGTCCGCCGCGGCCTGTCCACCGTGGTCGTCGACCGGGACGACTTCGCGTCCGGCGCATCCGTGCGCAACTTCGGGCACGGCTGCGTCACCGGGCAGGCCGGGCCGGCCCTGGAGTACGGGCTGATCGCCCGCGAGCGCTGGCTCGACCTCGGTGCCAAAGCCGGGTTCGACGTCTCGACCGCGGGCACCGTGGTCGCCGCCCGAGCCGACGACGAGCTGGCCGTGCTGGCCGAGTTCCAGGAGCGCAGCGCGCAACCGGTCGAGCTGCTCGACCGCCAGACCGTGCTCGAGCGGGTCCCGCTGAACCCGCGCACGGTGCTCGGCGGGGCCTGGTTACCGCTCGACGTGCGCGTCGACCCCCGCACCGCGATCCCGGCCATCGCCTCCTGGCTGGCCGAGCAGGGCGTCGACTTCCGGTGGGCGACGAACGTGCTCGGCGTCGAGACCGGCACCGTCCACACCAGCCGAGGCCGGGTCGACGGGAGCGCGGTGGTGGTCGCCACCGGCCACGACACCGATCGGCTGTTCCCCGGGCTCACCGAGCCGATCGCGCTGCGCCGCTGCGTCCTGCACATGCTCCGGGTCGAGGCGCCGGGCGGCGTCCGGTTCGATCCGGCCGTGCTCACCGGCCTGTCGCTGCTGCGTTACGACGGCTTCGCCGCCTGCCCGTCGGCCGCGTCGATCCGCGCCCGCTTCGCGGCCGAGCGTCCCGATCTGTTGGACGCCCAGGTGAACCTGATGTTCACCCAGCGACCCACCGGCGAGCTGACGATCGGCGACACGCATTCCTACGGGCGGACGCCGGAGCCCTTCCGCCCCGAGGAGTACGACGAGTTGCTGCTGCACGAGACGGCCGCGCTGCTCGGGGTGCCGTCGCTGCGGGTGCGCGAGCGCTGGGCCGGGGTGTACGCGAGCTCCCCGATGCAGAACTTCCTGATCGAGGCGCCGGCCCCGGGCGTCCGGGTGGTCGCGGTGACGACCGGGATCGGGATGACCACCGCGCTCGGCCTGGCGCCGAGCGTCCTGGCCGGGCTGTACTGA
- a CDS encoding GntR family transcriptional regulator gives MALHQTIADDLRRRISTGELGVGDPLPSEAQLGVEWSASRGTVRQALGALRAEGLIGGGRGRPPVVRATQVAQPFEDFLSFSRWARQIGREPGQHTLEVARRPVGRDAADALGLDEGEPVVQVLRQRLLDGRPVLVERTTFVLPVGRLLFDFDPDSGSIYDHLTRCGVDLTVARHVFDAVAADETDVSLLDVAPGAPLLRERRRACGPDGEPLEYSDDRYRPDLVTFTIENAQQSAPALSRTPLPAGAQ, from the coding sequence ATGGCCCTGCACCAGACGATCGCCGACGACCTGCGCCGCCGGATCTCCACCGGCGAACTGGGCGTCGGCGACCCCCTGCCGTCGGAGGCGCAGCTCGGCGTCGAGTGGAGCGCGTCCCGGGGGACGGTCCGGCAGGCGCTCGGCGCGCTGCGGGCCGAGGGTCTGATCGGCGGCGGCCGGGGCCGGCCGCCGGTCGTGCGCGCGACCCAGGTCGCGCAGCCGTTCGAGGACTTCCTCTCGTTCTCCCGCTGGGCCCGGCAGATCGGCCGGGAGCCCGGCCAGCACACGCTCGAGGTCGCCCGGCGGCCGGTCGGCCGCGACGCGGCCGACGCGCTCGGCCTCGACGAGGGCGAGCCGGTCGTGCAGGTCCTGCGCCAGCGTCTGCTCGACGGGCGTCCGGTCCTGGTCGAGCGGACGACGTTCGTCCTGCCGGTCGGCCGTCTGCTGTTCGACTTCGACCCCGACTCCGGCTCGATCTACGACCACCTGACCCGCTGCGGAGTCGACCTCACGGTCGCCCGCCACGTGTTCGACGCGGTCGCCGCCGACGAGACCGACGTCTCCCTTCTGGACGTCGCCCCGGGCGCGCCGCTGCTCCGGGAACGCCGGCGGGCCTGCGGGCCCGACGGCGAGCCGCTCGAGTACTCCGACGACCGCTACCGGCCCGACCTCGTCACGTTCACCATCGAGAACGCCCAGCAGTCCGCTCCGGCGCTGAGCCGGACGCCACTTCCCGCGGGAGCGCAGTGA
- a CDS encoding phosphonatase-like hydrolase, producing MKIDLAVFDMAGTTIDEGQHVYRILSETSVAHGGPADVDQWHGAAKHEALGALLNLAPGDEKLELVVADFRARLAAAYAEFPPKPLPGVPDALAALRAAGVRVALSTGFDREIVGSLLPALGWDDSVVDVVVCGSDVPAGRPAPYMIFRAMETLGVTDVSRVLVAGDTPRDLRSGRNAGAGFVVGVLSGAGTVAELGAERHTHLLPSVAEVPGLVA from the coding sequence ATGAAGATCGATCTCGCCGTCTTCGACATGGCCGGCACCACGATCGACGAAGGCCAGCACGTCTACCGGATCCTCAGCGAGACCTCGGTCGCGCACGGCGGCCCGGCGGACGTCGACCAGTGGCACGGGGCGGCCAAGCACGAGGCGCTGGGGGCGCTGCTGAACCTCGCCCCCGGCGACGAGAAGCTGGAGCTCGTCGTGGCCGACTTCCGGGCCCGGCTCGCCGCGGCCTACGCCGAGTTCCCGCCGAAGCCGCTGCCCGGGGTGCCGGACGCACTGGCCGCGCTCCGGGCCGCCGGGGTCCGGGTCGCGCTGTCGACCGGGTTCGACCGGGAGATCGTCGGCTCGCTGCTGCCCGCGCTGGGCTGGGACGACTCGGTCGTGGACGTCGTCGTGTGCGGGAGCGACGTGCCGGCCGGGCGGCCGGCGCCGTACATGATCTTCCGGGCCATGGAGACGCTGGGCGTGACCGACGTGTCCCGGGTTCTCGTCGCCGGTGACACCCCGCGCGACCTGCGGTCGGGGCGGAACGCCGGGGCCGGGTTCGTCGTCGGGGTGCTGTCGGGGGCCGGGACGGTCGCCGAGCTCGGCGCCGAGCGGCACACCCACCTGCTGCCGTCGGTGGCCGAGGTGCCGGGGCTGGTCGCGTGA
- the phnF gene encoding phosphonate metabolism transcriptional regulator PhnF codes for MNAVTANEGPSGYAAWRLIAEELRVDVTDGRIPVGGRLPSEAELAERFAVNRHTVRRAVAALAAEGLVEARRGSGTFVAPHTLVTHRIGTRTRMTDSLGPRSGDASARLLETAIEVPPPDVAAVLGEQVVRLEVVRSLSGRPISRGTHWFGLGRAPDLAAHFRRTGSITRSLEAGGIDDYVRVSTTISARHATADELSDLELSPGAVVLVARALDALPGGEPLSVGYTRFPAHLVELDVEHVPTA; via the coding sequence GTGAACGCGGTGACAGCGAACGAGGGGCCCAGCGGCTATGCCGCCTGGCGGCTCATCGCCGAGGAGCTGCGCGTCGACGTCACCGACGGCCGGATCCCGGTCGGCGGGAGGCTCCCGAGCGAGGCCGAGCTGGCCGAGCGGTTCGCGGTCAACCGGCACACGGTCCGCCGGGCGGTGGCCGCGCTGGCGGCCGAGGGGCTGGTCGAGGCCCGCCGGGGCAGCGGCACGTTCGTGGCCCCGCACACGCTGGTCACGCACCGGATCGGCACCCGCACCCGGATGACCGACTCGCTCGGCCCGCGCTCCGGCGACGCGTCGGCCCGGCTGCTGGAGACCGCGATCGAGGTCCCGCCCCCGGACGTGGCCGCGGTGCTGGGTGAGCAGGTGGTGCGGCTGGAGGTCGTCCGGTCGCTGTCCGGGCGTCCGATCTCGCGGGGCACCCACTGGTTCGGCCTCGGCCGGGCGCCCGACCTGGCCGCGCACTTCCGGCGCACCGGCTCGATCACCCGGTCGCTGGAGGCCGGCGGCATCGACGACTACGTCCGGGTCTCGACGACGATCAGCGCCCGGCACGCCACCGCGGACGAGCTGAGCGATCTCGAGCTCTCACCCGGCGCGGTGGTGCTGGTGGCCCGGGCTCTCGACGCGCTGCCCGGCGGGGAACCGCTGTCGGTCGGCTACACGCGCTTCCCGGCTCACCTGGTCGAGCTGGACGTCGAGCACGTGCCCACCGCGTAA